The Filimonas lacunae genomic sequence ACAGAAGTTGTACTATGGTTCTTTACGATGCCCATATGTGCGGTATCGCTGATGGCATGTATAAAAGGCTCATTCTTTTCGTTATAGGCGGGGTCAATAATCAACCGCATTTCCTTCAACGCCTGCACATTCAGGAGGGCAGTGAGCGGTGTGATACCGGATAAGGCAACGGTAGCATACTGCCTGGCTCGCAGGGTATCGCCCGTAAACCGGAAAAAGCGAGCGGTCAACTGCTGGTTGTAAAAGGAGGGGCGCTGTTGTACATGTGTTTCTAAAAGTTTCGCATAGGCCTGCATGAACAGGGGTGCTGTAATGATTTTGGCAAAGATGCTGTCTGTTTTGGCTTTATCCTGAAAATTCGCATTTGTTGCGCGGATGTATTCTGCTTTACTGACCTGGGAAGAATCTTTAAACCGTGTCATTTCCACGTAGGAGTTACCGGCTGCAATACCGGCTACATATTTTCTCATATCTGCCAGAGAGATGTTGCCAGCTATGACGGCTTTTGTCTGTAACTGTTTATCGAGCACGGCAAAAGTGGGGAAGGTACCGCTGTGAAGCAGTGCTGCCAGCCATTGCTGCCCGGAGTCTGTAAAGTTAATCCTGGCCACCACAAAATTGCTGTCAATGATATTTTTAAATGCCTGGTTAGTAATGTAATCTGTTTCAAACAGCTTACACACATGGCAGTCGGTTTGCCCGGATAAGAGCAACAGGCCTTTCTGATTGTCTTTGGCTGCCTGCAGCGCTTCATTCAGTGAGACATTCCGGAGTATTGCAGGCTCTTTTTTATTTTGACAGGCGTTCAGGAAGAGGGTACAGAAGAAGAGCAGCCAGGGAAAGGGTGTTTTTAAAAGCATTCTATTTTGTTTGGTCTGTGATAAATATAAATAAGTTATTTAATAAAATGTAATATGAGTAGAGAATGTTTTAATGTAAGGTTTTTGAAACAGCGAGGAGTATTGATGTGTTGTGTTGATGTTCCTCTTAAATAATTAATTGTTCCGGTGTATGTCAAATCCGGTATTCAGGCTGCCACGCTATCATGAACAGGGAGGAGTCGTAGAAACTATATTTAGTGGCTGTTTTCTTCTTTCTCCCTTTAAAAATCACTGTGGT encodes the following:
- a CDS encoding DUF1573 domain-containing protein, which produces MLLKTPFPWLLFFCTLFLNACQNKKEPAILRNVSLNEALQAAKDNQKGLLLLSGQTDCHVCKLFETDYITNQAFKNIIDSNFVVARINFTDSGQQWLAALLHSGTFPTFAVLDKQLQTKAVIAGNISLADMRKYVAGIAAGNSYVEMTRFKDSSQVSKAEYIRATNANFQDKAKTDSIFAKIITAPLFMQAYAKLLETHVQQRPSFYNQQLTARFFRFTGDTLRARQYATVALSGITPLTALLNVQALKEMRLIIDPAYNEKNEPFIHAISDTAHMGIVKNHSTTSVPYPITNTGKKPLVIQAVYTDCACTAATFDKAAILPGDSSVVHLTFSAKGEGNVRRTLRIYSNAANNPLQATLTGEVAP